A part of Fundulus heteroclitus isolate FHET01 chromosome 23, MU-UCD_Fhet_4.1, whole genome shotgun sequence genomic DNA contains:
- the LOC105921008 gene encoding cytochrome b-c1 complex subunit 8, with translation MGRHFGDLAKVRHVITYSLSPFEQRAFPNYFSKGLPNVWRRFTGSFFKVAPPMVLMYLTYSWGNSVHEKSKKKNLDDYAKDE, from the exons ATGGGCCGCCACTTTGGAGATCTGGCCAAGGTCAGACATGTGATCACCTACAGTCTGTCGCCCTTTGAGCAGAGGGCGTTCCCCAACTACTTCTCAAAGGGTCTCCCCAACGTGTGGAGGAGATTCACAGGCTCTTTCTTCAAAGTTGCCCCCC ccaTGGTCCTCATGTATCTGACCTACAGCTGGGGCAACAGTGTTCATGAGAAAAGCAAGAAGAAGAATCTGGATGACTATGCCAAGGATGAATGA